In Xanthomonas sacchari, a genomic segment contains:
- a CDS encoding CBS domain-containing protein, translating into MRTVRQVLSEKGNEIHAVAPDTAVIEALRLMAARGIGAVLVMQDGQLSGILSERDYARKVVLQDRSSATTPVRDIMSGKVHTVDSSQSVQQCMELMTGHRIRHLPVVDAGAVVGVISIGDLVKAVIEEQRQELDQLQEYIRS; encoded by the coding sequence ATGCGCACGGTACGGCAGGTCTTGAGCGAAAAGGGCAATGAGATCCACGCGGTCGCGCCGGACACGGCGGTGATCGAGGCGCTGCGGCTGATGGCCGCCAGGGGCATCGGCGCGGTGCTGGTGATGCAGGACGGACAGCTGTCCGGGATCCTGTCCGAGCGCGACTACGCACGCAAGGTGGTCCTGCAGGACCGCTCCTCGGCGACCACGCCGGTGCGCGACATCATGAGCGGCAAGGTGCACACCGTCGACTCCTCGCAGAGCGTGCAGCAGTGCATGGAACTGATGACCGGACACCGCATCCGCCACCTGCCGGTGGTGGACGCCGGCGCCGTGGTCGGCGTGATCTCGATCGGCGACCTGGTCAAGGCGGTGATCGAGGAGCAGCGCCAGGAGCTGGATCAGTTGCAGGAGTACATCAGGAGCTGA
- a CDS encoding peptide chain release factor 3, whose product MSEVATEAARRRTFAIISHPDAGKTTLTEKLLLFGGAIQMAGSVKGRKAARHATSDWMALEKERGISVTSSVMQFPYEGKIINLLDTPGHADFGEDTYRVLTAVDSALMVIDVAKGVEERTIKLMEVCRLRDTPIMTFINKLDREGKDPIDLLDEVETVLGIECAPVTWPIGMGQRLKGVVHLVTGEVHLYEPGRNFTRQDSTIFPSLDAPGLAEKIGEQMLAELRDELELVQGASHAFDLDAYRAGKQTPVFFGSGVNNFGVQPLLDFFAEHAPPPQPRATTGRQVQAGEDKLTGFVFKIQANMDPQHRDRVAFMRICSGRFAAGMKTLHVRTGKEVKLANALTFMASDREIAAEAYPGDVIGIHNHGTISIGDTFTEGESLSFTGIPNFAPELFRRARLRDPLKLKQLQKGLAQLSEEGATQFFRPLMSNDLILGAVGTLQFDVVAYRLKDEYGVDASFEPVGVVTARWVHCDNPKKLEEFREKNAMNLGIDAAGELVYLAPTRVNLQLAQERAPDVRFAATREHAHSVAME is encoded by the coding sequence GACCGAAAAGCTGCTGCTGTTCGGCGGGGCGATCCAGATGGCCGGCTCGGTGAAGGGCCGCAAGGCCGCGCGCCACGCCACTTCGGACTGGATGGCGCTGGAAAAGGAGCGCGGCATCTCGGTGACCTCGTCGGTGATGCAGTTCCCGTACGAAGGCAAGATCATCAACCTGCTCGACACCCCCGGCCACGCCGACTTCGGCGAGGACACCTACCGCGTGCTCACCGCGGTGGACTCGGCGCTGATGGTGATCGACGTGGCCAAGGGCGTGGAAGAGCGCACCATCAAGCTGATGGAGGTGTGCCGGTTGCGCGACACGCCGATCATGACCTTCATCAACAAGCTCGACCGCGAAGGCAAGGACCCGATCGACCTCCTCGACGAGGTGGAGACGGTGCTCGGCATCGAGTGCGCGCCGGTGACCTGGCCGATCGGCATGGGCCAGCGCCTCAAGGGCGTGGTGCATCTGGTGACCGGCGAAGTGCATCTGTACGAGCCCGGCCGCAACTTCACCCGCCAGGATTCGACCATCTTCCCGTCGCTGGACGCGCCCGGCCTGGCCGAGAAGATCGGCGAGCAGATGCTGGCCGAACTGCGCGACGAACTGGAACTGGTGCAGGGCGCCAGCCATGCCTTCGACCTGGACGCCTACCGCGCCGGCAAGCAGACCCCGGTGTTCTTCGGCTCCGGCGTCAACAACTTCGGCGTGCAGCCGCTGCTGGACTTCTTCGCCGAGCACGCGCCGCCGCCGCAGCCGCGCGCCACCACCGGCCGCCAGGTGCAGGCCGGCGAGGACAAGCTCACCGGCTTCGTGTTCAAGATCCAGGCCAACATGGATCCGCAGCATCGCGACCGCGTCGCCTTCATGCGCATCTGCTCCGGCCGTTTCGCCGCCGGCATGAAGACCCTGCATGTGCGCACCGGCAAGGAGGTCAAGCTGGCCAACGCGCTGACCTTCATGGCCAGCGACCGCGAGATCGCCGCCGAGGCCTACCCCGGCGACGTCATCGGCATCCACAACCACGGCACCATCTCCATCGGCGACACCTTCACCGAGGGCGAGTCGCTGTCGTTCACCGGCATCCCCAACTTCGCCCCGGAACTGTTCCGCCGCGCGCGCCTGCGCGACCCGCTCAAGCTCAAGCAGTTGCAGAAGGGCCTGGCGCAGCTGTCCGAGGAAGGCGCCACCCAGTTCTTCCGCCCGCTGATGAGCAACGACCTGATCCTCGGCGCGGTCGGCACCCTGCAGTTCGACGTGGTCGCCTACCGGCTCAAGGACGAGTACGGCGTGGACGCCAGCTTCGAGCCGGTCGGCGTGGTCACCGCGCGCTGGGTGCACTGCGACAACCCGAAGAAGCTGGAAGAGTTCCGCGAGAAGAACGCGATGAACCTGGGCATCGATGCCGCCGGCGAACTGGTGTACCTGGCGCCGACCCGGGTCAACCTGCAACTGGCCCAGGAACGCGCGCCGGACGTGCGCTTCGCCGCCACCCGCGAACACGCGCACAGCGTGGCGATGGAATGA
- a CDS encoding glycosyltransferase family 2 protein produces MESERLTVVVTAFNEVQSLPLLHPRILAALDGLPGLEGRVLYVDDGSRDATWEAIQALAASDPRVGALRLSRNFGKELALTAGLDCVDRGAAMLLDADGQDPPELIGQFVVHWRAGYDDIYGTRLVREGESWLKRGTAALFYRVIGRLSKTPIPADTGDFRLLSPRALAALRQLRERHRFMKGLFGWIGFRRLAVPYRRAPRLAGRSKFSLWRLWNFALDGITGFSTAPLRVATYLGLATAVGAFLFAIWVVVKAALWGDPVAGWPTMMAVILFLGGVQLIALGLIGEYLGRLYEESKQRPLYLVDTWRAPGEGVCSAMRSSEPGGSDAHGTAGLERKGQ; encoded by the coding sequence ATGGAATCCGAACGTCTCACCGTCGTCGTCACTGCGTTCAACGAGGTGCAGAGCCTGCCGCTGCTGCACCCGCGCATCCTCGCCGCGCTCGATGGCCTGCCCGGGCTGGAGGGGCGCGTGCTGTACGTGGACGACGGCAGTCGCGATGCCACCTGGGAGGCGATCCAGGCGCTGGCCGCGTCCGATCCGCGGGTCGGCGCGCTGCGCCTGTCGCGCAATTTCGGCAAGGAACTGGCGCTGACCGCGGGCCTGGACTGCGTCGACCGCGGCGCGGCGATGCTGCTGGATGCCGATGGGCAGGATCCGCCGGAGTTGATCGGGCAGTTCGTGGTGCACTGGCGCGCCGGCTACGACGATATCTACGGCACGCGCCTGGTGCGCGAAGGCGAGAGCTGGCTCAAGCGCGGCACCGCGGCGCTGTTCTACCGCGTGATCGGGCGCCTGTCGAAGACGCCGATCCCCGCCGATACCGGCGATTTCCGCCTGCTGTCGCCGCGCGCGCTGGCCGCGCTGCGGCAGTTGCGCGAGCGTCACCGCTTCATGAAGGGGCTGTTCGGCTGGATCGGCTTCCGCCGCCTGGCGGTGCCGTACCGACGCGCGCCGCGGCTGGCTGGGCGCAGCAAGTTCAGCCTGTGGCGGCTGTGGAACTTCGCCCTGGACGGCATCACCGGGTTCTCCACCGCGCCGTTGCGGGTGGCGACCTACCTCGGGCTGGCGACGGCGGTCGGCGCCTTCCTGTTCGCGATCTGGGTGGTGGTCAAGGCGGCGCTGTGGGGCGATCCGGTGGCCGGCTGGCCGACGATGATGGCGGTGATCCTGTTCCTGGGCGGCGTGCAGCTGATCGCACTGGGCCTGATCGGCGAATACCTGGGTCGTCTGTACGAGGAATCCAAGCAACGACCGCTGTACCTGGTGGACACCTGGCGTGCACCGGGCGAAGGAGTATGCTCGGCCATGCGATCCAGCGAACCGGGAGGCAGCGATGCGCACGGTACGGCAGGTCTTGAGCGAAAAGGGCAATGA
- a CDS encoding AsmA family protein yields MAREPVSASGARRRSWPWRRNDGRLRRWPFVLGALVLLLLVIILIFDWNWFKAPVERAVQARTGRAFHIDGNLDVDLGRIVTVRGDRLRFANAGWSKQAQMASADRAELDIALWPLLRGRVRIPEIRLTKPDLLLETGPAGQPGNWVFGASDGGRPVVLGALLVQQGHLRFQDPAGRTEIDIAVDSQVGQRRRGDAAPPIAVSGDGRWRGNPFTLKGNTASPLELSESDHPFRVDLRGSAGSTRAHMRGTLTNPFQLRVFDLQLQLAGTDMAHLYPLLGIAIPSTPPYQLDGRLQRDGDRWRYQDFRGRAGDSDLAGTVQIDTAGQRPFLRADLRSQRLDFDDLAGFVGAPPRTGAGETANAEQKAQAAKLATADKVLPSTPYDLGKLRAMDADVRWKAQRINAPSLPLEDMDAHLKLDDGVLLLQPLNFGVAGGDLRSDIRMDARKPTLQTRAQLSIRGVQLGKLFPDGKLAKEAAGAIGGEIALTGSGNSIAQMLGSADGNVAVGMGKGRISNLVMELAGLDLGESLKYLVTKDREIPVRCAFGDFGVQRGVMTSRALAFDSTDTLLVGSGTIDLGQERLDLLLKAQPKDHSILALRSPLRVGGTFKDPSFRPDFKALGVRGAIAVALGSIAPPAALLATIETGPGKDIQCGH; encoded by the coding sequence ATGGCTCGCGAACCCGTTTCCGCATCCGGCGCACGCCGCCGCTCCTGGCCCTGGCGACGCAACGACGGCCGCCTGCGGCGCTGGCCGTTCGTGCTCGGCGCGCTGGTGCTGCTCCTGCTCGTCATCATCCTGATCTTCGACTGGAACTGGTTCAAGGCGCCGGTGGAACGCGCGGTGCAGGCACGCACCGGGCGCGCCTTCCATATCGACGGCAACCTGGACGTGGACCTGGGCCGCATCGTCACCGTGCGCGGCGATCGCCTGCGTTTCGCCAATGCCGGCTGGTCGAAGCAGGCGCAGATGGCCAGCGCCGACCGAGCCGAGCTGGACATCGCGCTGTGGCCGTTGCTGCGCGGCCGCGTGCGCATCCCCGAGATCCGTCTGACCAAGCCGGATCTGTTGCTGGAGACCGGGCCGGCCGGACAGCCCGGCAACTGGGTGTTCGGCGCGTCCGACGGCGGCCGCCCGGTCGTACTCGGCGCGCTGCTGGTGCAGCAGGGACACCTGCGCTTCCAGGATCCGGCCGGGCGCACCGAGATCGACATCGCCGTCGACAGCCAGGTCGGACAGCGGCGCCGTGGCGATGCCGCGCCGCCGATCGCGGTCAGCGGCGACGGCCGCTGGCGCGGCAATCCCTTCACCCTCAAGGGCAACACCGCCTCGCCGCTGGAACTGAGCGAGAGCGACCATCCGTTCCGCGTCGACCTGCGCGGCAGCGCCGGCAGCACCCGCGCGCACATGCGCGGCACCCTGACCAACCCGTTCCAGTTGCGCGTGTTCGACCTGCAATTGCAGCTGGCCGGCACCGACATGGCCCACCTGTATCCGCTGCTGGGCATCGCCATTCCGTCCACCCCGCCCTACCAGTTGGACGGGCGCCTGCAGCGCGACGGCGATCGCTGGCGCTACCAGGACTTCCGCGGCCGCGCCGGCGACAGCGACCTGGCCGGCACGGTGCAGATCGACACCGCCGGGCAGCGCCCATTCCTGCGTGCCGACCTGCGCTCGCAGCGGCTGGATTTCGACGACCTGGCCGGCTTCGTCGGTGCACCGCCGCGCACCGGCGCCGGCGAGACCGCCAATGCCGAACAGAAGGCGCAGGCGGCCAAGCTGGCCACCGCCGACAAGGTGCTGCCGTCCACCCCATACGACCTCGGCAAGCTGCGCGCGATGGATGCCGACGTGCGCTGGAAGGCGCAGCGCATCAATGCACCGTCGCTGCCGCTGGAGGACATGGACGCGCACCTGAAGCTCGACGACGGCGTCCTGCTGCTGCAGCCGCTGAATTTCGGCGTGGCCGGCGGCGACCTGCGCTCGGACATCCGCATGGACGCGCGCAAGCCCACCCTGCAGACCCGCGCGCAGCTGTCGATCCGCGGCGTGCAGCTGGGCAAGCTGTTTCCCGACGGCAAGCTGGCCAAGGAGGCGGCCGGCGCGATCGGCGGCGAGATCGCACTGACCGGCAGCGGCAACTCGATCGCGCAGATGCTCGGCAGCGCCGACGGCAACGTCGCGGTCGGCATGGGCAAGGGCCGCATCAGCAACCTGGTGATGGAGCTGGCCGGCCTGGATCTGGGCGAATCGCTGAAGTACCTGGTGACCAAGGACCGCGAGATCCCGGTGCGCTGCGCGTTCGGCGACTTCGGCGTGCAGCGCGGGGTGATGACCTCGCGCGCCCTGGCCTTCGACAGCACCGACACGCTGCTGGTCGGCAGCGGCACCATCGACCTGGGCCAGGAGCGCCTGGACCTGCTGCTGAAAGCGCAACCCAAGGACCACAGCATCCTCGCCCTGCGCTCGCCGCTGCGCGTCGGCGGCACCTTCAAGGACCCCAGCTTCCGCCCCGACTTCAAGGCCCTGGGCGTGCGCGGCGCGATCGCCGTGGCCCTGGGCAGCATCGCCCCGCCCGCCGCCCTGCTGGCCACCATCGAGACTGGGCCGGGCAAGGATATTCAGTGCGGGCATTGA
- the trhA gene encoding PAQR family membrane homeostasis protein TrhA produces MDADRSPAYSNADAQPSTDWRDELASALTHGLGAIAALAGGSVLITLAAIYGDGWQLATAIVFSVTLLLLYVASTLYHAISHPGAKARLQIFDHCAIYLLIAGTYTPFTLIGLRGPWGWSLFAAIWTIAVAGVIFKLFFTGRFRLLSTILYIAMGWLIVVAIEPLLRSIDAWTLGWLLAGGLFYTLGTYFYQRDTVRYFHAIWHLFVLAGSVCHFVAVTGQVL; encoded by the coding sequence ATGGATGCAGACCGGTCGCCCGCCTACTCGAACGCCGACGCGCAGCCTTCCACGGACTGGCGCGACGAACTCGCCAGTGCGCTGACCCACGGCCTCGGCGCGATCGCCGCACTGGCCGGCGGTTCGGTGCTGATCACCCTCGCCGCGATCTACGGCGACGGTTGGCAACTGGCCACCGCCATCGTGTTCAGCGTCACCTTGTTGCTGCTGTACGTGGCCTCCACGCTGTACCACGCCATTTCCCATCCCGGCGCCAAGGCGCGCCTGCAGATCTTCGACCACTGCGCGATCTACCTGCTGATCGCCGGCACCTACACCCCGTTCACCCTGATCGGCCTGCGCGGTCCGTGGGGCTGGAGCCTGTTCGCGGCGATCTGGACCATCGCCGTGGCCGGGGTGATCTTCAAGCTGTTCTTCACCGGTCGTTTCCGCCTGCTCTCGACCATCCTCTACATCGCCATGGGCTGGCTGATCGTGGTCGCGATCGAACCGCTGCTGCGTTCCATCGACGCCTGGACCCTGGGCTGGCTGCTGGCCGGCGGCCTGTTCTATACCCTGGGTACGTATTTCTATCAGCGCGACACCGTGCGCTACTTCCATGCCATCTGGCATCTGTTCGTGCTCGCCGGCAGCGTCTGCCACTTCGTCGCGGTGACCGGCCAGGTGCTCTGA